The Anolis sagrei isolate rAnoSag1 chromosome 10, rAnoSag1.mat, whole genome shotgun sequence genome has a window encoding:
- the LOC132762972 gene encoding brain-specific homeobox/POU domain protein 3-like, producing the protein MMSMNSKQAFSMHPMLHEPKYTHLHSSSEALRRACLPAPQLQGNFFAGLDESLLRGAEALAAVDMLPPKSHPFKPDATYHTMSSVSVACAPTSSSVHLHHPSVLSGHGHHPHAHHPPPPSSSTSQGLESELLEHLNAALPLPEVASAPGHPHAHAHLPPGLSALGHAQPPLGLSHNPHQHPTHPHPHPLPPPPGLEAETDPRELESFAERFKQRRIKLGVTQADVGSALANLKIPGVGCLSQSTICRFESLTLSHNNMVALKPILEAWLEEAERAQREKLSKPEGYPSGDKKRKRTSIAAPEKRSLEAYFAVQPRPSSEKIAAIAEKLDLKKNVVRVWFCNQRQKQKRMKFSAAY; encoded by the exons ATGATGTCCATGAACAGCAAGCAGGCCTTCAGCATGCACCCCATGCTGCATGAGCCCAAGTACACCCACCTGCACTCCAGCTCCGAAGCCCTCCGGAGGGCTTGCTTGCCCGCCCCGCAG ctGCAGGGGAACTTCTTCGCGGGGCTGGACGAGAGCCTTCTGCGTGGGGCGGAGGCCTTGGCGGCGGTGGACATGCTCCCCCCGAAGAGCCACCCGTTCAAGCCGGATGCCACCTACCACACCATGAGTAGCGTCTCGGTGGCCTGCGCGCCCACCTCCTCCTCGGTGCACTTGCACCACCCTTCGGTGCTGAGCGGGCACGGGCACCACCCCCACGCCCACCACCCTCCTCCACCGTCTTCTTCCACGTCGCAAGGTTTGGAGAGCGAgctgctggaacacctcaacgCCGCGTTGCCTCTGCCTGAAGTTGCATCCGCGCCGGGGCACCCCCACGCGCATGCACACCTCCCGCCGGGTTTGAGCGCCTTGGGCCACGCGCAGCCCCCTCTAGGGTTGTCCCACAACCCGCACCAGCACCCCACTCACCCGCACCCGCACCCTCTCCCTCCTCCGCCCGGCTTGGAAGCCGAGACGGACCCGCGCGAGTTGGAATCCTTCGCCGAGCGCTTCAAGCAGCGGCGCATCAAGCTCGGCGTGACTCAAGCCGACGTGGGCTCGGCGCTCGCCAACCTCAAGATCCCCGGCGTGGGTTGCCTCAGCCAGAGCACCATCTGCCGCTTCGAGTCGCTCACGCTCTCGCACAACAACATGGTGGCCCTCAAACCCATCCTGGAAGCCTGGCTGGAAGAGGCCGAGCGCGCGCAAAGGGAGAAGCTCTCCAAGCCCGAAGGCTACCCGTCGGGGGACAAGAAACGGAAGCGGACCTCCATCGCGGCCCCGGAGAAGCGCTCCCTCGAGGCCTACTTCGCCGTCCAGCCGCGGCCCTCGTCGGAGAAGATCGCCGCCATCGCCGAGAAGCTGGACCTCAAGAAGAACGTGGTGCGGGTCTGGTTCTGCAACCAGAGACAGAAACAGAAGCGCATGAAGTTCTCCGCCGCTTATTGA